The following proteins come from a genomic window of Ochotona princeps isolate mOchPri1 chromosome 14, mOchPri1.hap1, whole genome shotgun sequence:
- the NINJ1 gene encoding ninjurin-1, whose translation MDSGPEEYELNGDPRPGSPAASPSRWGWRHQPINVNHYANKKSAAESMLDIALLMANASQLKAVVEQGPSFAFFVPLVVLISVSLALQIGVGVLLIFLVKYDLNNPAKHAKLDFLNNLATGLVFVIVVVNIFITAFGVQKPLPDTAPRQ comes from the exons ATGGACTCAGGGCCCGAGGAGTATGAACTCAACGGAGACCCGCGTCCTGGCTCCCCCGCCGCCTCG CCGTCCCGCTGGGGCTGGAGGCACCAGCCCATCAATGTGAACCACTATGCCAACAAGAAGAGCGCGGCCGAGAGCATGCTGGACATCGCGCTGCTCATGGCCAATGCGTCACAGCTGAAGGCCGTGGTGGAGCAGGGCCCCAGCTTCGCCTTCTTCGTGCCCCTGGTGGTCCTCATCTCCGTGTCACTGGCGCTGCAGATTGGTGTCGGTGTGCTGCTCATCTTCCTTG TCAAGTACGACCTGAATAACCCAGCTAAGCACGCCAAACTGGACTTCCTCAACAACTTGGCCACGGGCCTGGTGTTTGTCATCGTGGTGGTCAACATCTTCATCACAGCCTTTGGAGTCCAGAAGCCGTTGCCAGATACAGCACCCCGGCAGTAG